In Solanum pennellii chromosome 3, SPENNV200, a single window of DNA contains:
- the LOC107012161 gene encoding 60S ribosomal protein L36-2-like — MAPPNTGLAVGLNKGHIVTKKELAPRPSDRKGKTSKRIHFVRSLIREVAGFAPYEKRITELLKVGKDKRALKVAKRKLGTHKRAKKKREEMSSVLRKMRATGGGEKKK, encoded by the exons ATGGCGCCGCCGAACACAGGATTAGCAGTGGGATTGAACAAAGGACACATTGTAACCAAGAAGGAGTTAGCTCCACGCCCTTCTGACAGAAAAGGG AAAACAAGCAAAAGAATCCACTTCGTCAGGAGCCTCATCAGAGAAGTTGCTGGATTTGCTCCATATGAGAAGAGGATAACTGAGCTTCTTAAAGTTGGTAAGGACAAGCGTGCATTGAAGGTAGCCAAGAGGAAGTTGGGTACCCACAAGAGGgcaaagaagaagagagaggaGATGTCTAGCGTTCTCCGTAAGATGAG GGCAACCGGTGGTGGTGAAAAGAAGAAGTGA